CAAAGCTTTCAGACTCTGTGCCTTTTTACAGACGAAAAAAAGTTGACTTTGAGGCAAAGCGAATTACTTGTAAtagcttgtttatttttatttttttctttctttcctgaaATTGAATTTGAACCAACAGAATTCCAATCATCTCTTTGAATTTTATTGTGCAATTTAACCATATTAAGTGTTATTTGTTATGATAAATTGAATTGGTTCAATGTTTTCTATCACTGTACATTTAAGTCATAAATTACAGAAACAATCTTCAAAACATGGAAGACATCTCAGTTAGTCTACCATGAACCTATGTCAGGGAACTTTGGTGGTACAAGATTGTTCAAGACCCTCACCCACTGCTTTGCCGTGATATTGCAGACATCCAACAATCTGTGGGATTCATTAAACAAACAATGCATAAAGCTTTATATGATTATAtatatactgtttatgtatatatatatacaatggGAGATGGTGGCAGGTCCACCATCATTGGAGAATTAAAGAGAAATCTAATGCTGCAATTAAACAGTTTCTGCTAAACTAGCTGTTTCTGATTTACATTTGGATATATAGTCAACCTCTGTTGCAGACTGTTTGGTTTTATAACAGCAAGTTTAACTTTTGTGACTCTTCAATAAAACTTCTATGAAAATATTTCTCATGACCATAAACATTTGTGATGACTTCAATGTGAGCTTAtcagaaaaaaggaaattttAGAACATTATAATGATACtcttattaaaattaaaaataatatatgtacagtatgtttgtgGACCTAACCAAGGGAAGGGGCTTTGATGGCCCTGGAATGTAAATACACTATTTGTCACTCTTTTTATTATAGTTGCCATAAGTAAAGTGAGCtaaaaatatcttaaaagaATGAGGGTCGCTCTATGATGCCCCCTCTCACCCATACTAAATTTTCAAAATGGTTTATATCTGCCCCCGTGAGACTACACTATGGAATGAATCTGCCAGTTATCAAGAGAGTCAAGTGAGGGAAGCTGCTGCACCATGCCTCTCCGCAAAAAGTAAAAAGCATGATATCAGAAAACAAGGAAATGAGGGGAaagagaaaactttttttttttacccctttGAAAAAACAATGTGATAGACTACAACTCACCCGGTTAGTCCCATTTAATCTCAACTTTTCCAAGATACAATGatatcaaaaacatgttttgttaaCAACACTtgataaaatctttttttttaataacatggAGAAGTAGGCAAAAAAGCCAGTTTTATTAACAGTCACGATTGTGTGtacaaaatcacatttttaacattcagaaaaagatcccaccctgagccctgaccccaaacccaccccacaatcctaaggttaagaacacaatagcCTCTATATGCAATGATAGtaaggaaattaaaaaataaataaataaataaataaataaaactgttaagaaaaaactgagttaaaagcgagactaaaaggtattgagtttgcttttaaaaatgtgtatgctctgtgcagccctcagatctttaGGTAAGGtattccacaggcgtgggcggTGATGataaaagctgcctcaccatgAGTCTTACTTCTTGcctttggtacaattaaaagtccactacccgAAGACCTGAgagctctcactggctcatatgataaaagcaaatttGATAAACAAGAAGGGCCAAGatcattaagagatttaaaaaccaataccaaatcttaaaatctattctaaaaagTACTtacttttatatatatttgtatacgTGTATGGGTCTCAGCATATCTGAGTTTTGTGGTCCAAAGACTcagctctttaggaaacactatgcacttagctagactattctccactgttgtccccagtggcagatcatgtcttccagttACAATTGTCTCGCACTGTCCtactctactctgggaatctgtgttcagctcttgagtgacccagcacttggtactttagtaattattgtggtgataagataagataagataagataggataagataagataagataagataagataagataagataagataagataagataagatagtcctttactcgtcccacaatggggaaattcaagtgtcacagtaacaaagtagacagtgcaaaagaaatatataaagcaaacaagagcctataaagtaacaattattaaaaagttaaaattaaagaggtaaaaaaaaaaagcatatcttacacacacacacacacacacacacacacacacacacacacacacacacacacacacacacacacacacacacatatatatgtatattattggttatagagtctgaccactgcaggaagaaaagacctgcggtatctctccgtgagacacagtgttgttatggtctcctggaggtagtgtgacgtgttgtccatcagagaagatagctttgctatcatcctcctgtcagccacctccacagggtccagtgggcaacccaggacagaactggccttcttcaccagtctgttcagcttcttcctgtcagcagcagagatgctgcttccccagcagaccactccaaagaagatggctgatgccaccacagagtcaaagaaggacttcagaagagccccctccacaccaaaagacccgAGTCTCCTACCAAATGActagttaattgttgatgatgataatggtaGGTCTTAAaatgtttggttgcttcattgtagatgtcccttattttacaaaaataataataataatgataaaatatataaataaataaaaatccttatttacttttgtgcattgccttcacactgcttagcagtacctgcatccaaatggacttgaagcactttgttactctaaCTGATCTTGTtccctcttgtctagatctttgcttgtgttgttcttgttctcgtatgtacgtcgctttggacaaaagtgtctgctaaatgacattgtaacattgtaacattgtaatacaTATTTAATCATTCCGCTCATAACATGAATGCAGCGTCATCACCTCCATCCAATCAGGGCTAACGTTTGAAGCGTATCTTGACGGTGATTGGTTGAATTGCCTGTCAACAACCCTCCGGGGGGCGGGGCGTCGCCACTGAAGGCAGCTGTCAGATGCAGGGAACGGAGCTTCTTCTCACACCAACGGTGAACAGAGACTTTAACATCCCACAAGAAGACTCATGAATCTGGTTCAGGTCCGATCAAAGATGGCTTTCTGAGTCACAGAGGTAAAAACTGAATTACTAAACAGCTCATTTTCATAAAGGATTGCCAGATGTTGTAAGTATAGCTCATAGTGCCGTCATATCTGACAAACATCTCTCTGATGTTTTTAGCATGAACCTAGCTAACGTTATCGGTCACCTGTCAGGGACAACGGGTCTGTCAGGGGAAGCTTTTTGTTCCTGAGTGTCTTCAACGTGACATTATACTAGTTTTAGTTTACTACAATGTCGTTACGTAATAGGAAACGCTGTTGGGTTACTCTACTGTGCTAAGTTAGCTAACGTTATGATCAGGCGTAAACAGGGACCACATCTCAACTCACCATAACACACAGGCTACAGTCTGTTTTCCCACCCTACTGCTCTGTATTAGAAGACTGCACCTAAACCTTGCCTATGCTCACTGTTTCATGCTGTCATTGACTGAATGTtttctcccttccttccttcagagATCTGATATTCCCCAGCCATCATCTGACCTTTCTGACCTCATCCCATCTTCACCATGGAGACCACCAACAACTATGTGCTGATCCATGGAAAGAACATATCCCACAATGCCCTGGCAGGCTCTGCTGCGGTGCCCCACATGTCCATTGACAAGCTTTTCCCAGCTCTCCTTGAGTGCTTTGGCATCATATTATGCGGCTACATAGCTGGCAGGTAGGCATGGGAAAGCACAGCGATAGACAGAGTAATTTAATTGATGTTTAGCATCCCAAAAAATCCTCAGTGATGCTTTAATTCAGTgcttttcaaccttttttgagccaaggcacatttcttatgtttaaatgttctttaatgAGGTAGCTATAATAGAACATTCAATGTTACAGATATTTTTCTCCTTtcaattaaatgaagaaaaacaaaaataacaaacaaacatacaagtcaaCAGATGTAGTGAGTaacactaaaagaaaaacaacaacaacatagaggaaaaataatactcaaaacCACCCACACCTCCCCACCTCCACCATACCCACCCACCCTGTCGGGACTTTACTTCCTACCACTCCAAAGAGGCCATTAATATTATGTCGTAATtagtttactttgttttttcaatacaTTCAATATATTGAAGAAGGGAAACCTAAGTCTTGCCATAGTGCCCTAGATTGTTTGAAAGTGAGAGCCGAATTCTCTCCATATGAGAGAGTTTTACCATTTCTTCTAACCATACTTTGACAGGTGGAGCCTCTGCTTTCTTCCAAAACATCAAGATAAGTTTTTtccaaggcacatttcttacattaaaaaaaccctGTGTCACACTACCAACCAAAAGTGTTCCAGGATGACatatttagtctctcaattgaTTAATCGATTTATCTGAGAgggggactttggctacttctttaactgtgtcagggcgaagcatctcatttacaatggcttttgcaggtagtattactgtctctgccacagtgtgtggctttttttgatttggctacgagttcagctactaCAGTAAGTACCTAACTTTGAGATCTCCCGCAGACAACATTGTAGTTtgtctcataaaagttgcctttacCGTCACCCttattacgctcttcatccaggttagaattaTCTAGGTCCCATTTTGAagtattcatttttcatttttgaatatttatccatggctgttgtacgcctacttcttgtcacatacacctctcgaAGGCAGCATTAATTCCATTGTCTTAatttaacaaggtcattagtgcgCTTTATTGCAACCCGTTAACACAGGTCAGTATGACGAGTATTGAATAACCctgccagtcactacactgctgGCACAAACAgactacatggcaaattatttgtaGTATATGAATGATATttttttggactaattaagtgaaattggataatgtcccacggcacagtagttgaaaatcactgctttGATTGATCAGTTTTTAAGGAAATGAGTCACTGTATACCACTATGCTTTGCATTTTATTACTGGTTGCAGCTATCATGTACATCCCTGTTCCTTATATGCTGTCGCACACTGTCCATCTTTGTACGGTCGTAGACCCTCTCACttgctgatttttatttataaatttaTTCTTGGACATCtccctacatacttgtgcgaACACATGTGTAGAAACCTCAGCTGATATGGCCTGCGCTCTtaggacatcatacagttgcaggtcctaagagtcagaactgaactgggcaaaaaggctttttaattttcagccccatttacctggaatgatgtgcagaagaaCTTTAAATAATAGGCTTggtagaccatttttgggggtgctgaagcacctctaaatggaatcccagcacccctaaaaaatgagagatatatatatatatatatatttttttttactgtatgtcctttttaacaagctagaaaagtttcaaaaccatacagtacttggttgaaacgtaatattttaacaacaaaaatacagcagctccaccgcgttttacatgttgtgcattgcatttcaaatgtgagtccaaaaaataactccaatgtcaatttttgggtatttttggtactcactacagggggctggtttactccagccCCCTGTAGTAGGGTTACCATTTGGGTCAAAGACATGGCATGTCATTTCTGTCGTCCAAagcataataataatgttaaaaatatatacagatttaaaaatacCACATTacagttttacattttaccTACTCATATGAGTTttcactataaaaaaaaaaatctaatttaaggAGCAATTGAGCTCAAAAATACAGAACTGTCCTTCCTGGATAACGTCCGGGCTTAAAATCTAAGTACAAAAAATATgctaaaaatgtcagaaatcttaataaaagcattaattATGTGCTGGGGCATAATTGTGTTGATATTTGCAATGATACCCACAAATATAGTCACAACACTAagcttatttacatatttatgcaAGAAATACTTTTGTCTACATATTTGGATTTCCGAATGTCCTTCCTGGGTAACACACATAAAGTGgctatgtttcttttatgattcaaatccatttctcttttgctgtggctcagcatttagataatctttatcagatttgatggtttagtcacagactttcccaaaaagtgttttacttttctttcacaaatgtgggaatgaaattgcattaaaatgtacaaaacagtgaaatcaaTCTatctcagcacccctaaacatctgatacatcttgtaactctgggggaattcaagtaaatcataaaagacagagaaacaagctcaattggatcttgtgattgcaccgtgtaatcatgtaaccatgtgaaactgtgaccgtattctatttgtgttgttttgtgtgcttattgtgtgttgtaacctgaTTTGtactgctgtcttggccaggtcactcttgaaaaagaggttttaaatctcaatgagtcttttacctggttaaataaataaagaagaagaatttaCTCTCAAAAATTACATCCCTCTTTAGCTGGAAAAGAAACCGTAGTCATAGATGTTATGATGAAAtaaatggaattatttaatctctttctcttcttataCATTTAGTGAAGTAAGGCTTTTCTTTCATGTGTGTGGTTGATCGCAGCTCCATCAAAGTTAACTTGGGTTGGTTGAAAGAGCATTGCTGTTTCAGTTACACTTTGGATGAGTCAGGGCTGACTGAGAGGTTTTAGGAGCAATCCACCAAACCTGTTACCGCTTCAATAAGACAGGCGTTTTTAAGGCAGCTCCGACACCTGTTTGAATAAACATAATCTGAGACAAACCGCTCTGACGTTTTGTGTTTATGGCATCTTCTTCTCCTACCTACAGGGCAGACATCATCACAGAGGGCCAGGCAAAGGGTTTGGGGAACTTTGTGTCTAAGTTTGCTCTACCAGCTCTGCTCTTTAAAAACATGGTGCTGTTGGACTTTGGAGATGTCATCTGGGCGTTTCTCTGGAGTGTGCTGGTCGCTAAGGTTGGTGTCTGTGCATGTTGTTCACGTCATGTGCATGGACTTTCAGTTTCATATCAATATGGTTTTTAGAAGTTATTTTAAAGCATGTGAGATGGAActgtgatacattttttaacaattgACTATAACCTGACCTTGAGATTCCCCTCTCATGTGTGTAGGTGACAGTGTTTGTTCTGGTGTTGGTGCTGACTCTGATGGTGGCCAGTCCAGAAAGCAGATACAGCAAAGCCGGCTTGTATGCCATCTTTGCCACGCAGAGCAATGACTTTGCTTTAGGATATCCTATAGGTAAGGCAATCGTAAAATCTTGATGCATACCTCCCATTCAGCATTTGCATTGAAGGAAAACATGGGTTCTAAGACACTAAAGTatccattcctctctttctctgtgctcCATATTTGTAGTTGATGCTTTGTATCGGAGCACCTATCCAGAGTACCTCCAGTACATCTATCTAGTCGCCCCGGTCTCCCTCATGCTCCTCAATCCAATCGGCTTTGCTTTTTGTGAGGTGCAGAAGTGGCGGCAGGCCAGCCATTCACATCATAGCTCAGTTGGCATCGTGGGAGTTGTAGTCATACAGGTGAGTTATACGTTTTCTTTAAGGTGATTAACACTTCTAAACCCTAAGATATGAAAGGCTGGATGTTAAAGCTGCGTGACCAAACCCACTGTTGATAACCTGCAGGTGTTGAAGAACCCGGTAGTATTCATGGTGATTGTAGGAATCATAGGCCACTTTGCCCTCGGCCAGAGGATCCCTGCTGTGCTGTCAGAGTTCATAGATGGTCTGGCTAACTCTTTTGGAGGGGCAGCCTTGTTTTACCTTGGTCTCACCATGGTGAGTTTTTCATGTCAAGATCTTTGTACCTTCACTTGTTCTTTGCCAAGCTTTATTAATCTTACAAAGCTTATGTGCATCTGAAGGATATCATCATTGTAAAGTgatctgtctgtttctgtggcAGGTTGGTCAGCTGAGAAAACTGACTCGAGACACTGGGGTTGCCTTGATTCTTCTCATTACAGCCAAACTGTAAGATGGACCGGGATGGTGCATGTGTGCAAAATTAAATAATTGCAGAAATCACTAAGTAGAACAATCTTAATAGATGTTTTATCTTTCTCCTTTCAGCCTGATAATGCCTCTGGTCTGTAAAGACATGGTGGATATTCTGGATGTAGGAGTGAACAGCACAAGTGCAAACCACACTAGTCTGTCTAATTTTGCTTTTCTTTATGGAGTCTTTCCAACCGCACCGAGTGTGGCCATCTATGCTGGACACTACAACATGGAGCTAGAGGTGGTAAGTggcttcatacatttttcaggcAGAAATACAGCTACTCCTGACGTAGTTAGAAAGAAGCAGCTATGAGACAATTTAAAACATGCTTTATCAAACGCAGCAATTAAGACTTAGGGGAAAGAAAACCCTTTAGCATGTTTCTTCCAAAGTTTGTGTCTTTCTTTCCGAGGGGGAAACCacgtcattttttaaaatgttttttgtttttatctcacTGACCTAAGGCCAAATTATACTTTTACACTCCAACAGTTGAACTAATCCAAtgcaaaacataaatacaacccACTTCCAAAAAAGTAGGAACTCTGTGTTAaatgattttgatggtttgcacaCTATTTAAACCTACATAATGCAACATGTCAGatgctgaaacaaaaaaatgttattgttttattaaaaatacatgcacatttcaaatttgatgccagaaatgtgttttaaaaaatgtttggacaggggcatgtttacaatagtgttgcatcacctctgtCTTTAAGACCACTGTAAAAATTTGGGAACAGAGGAGACtagtttctggagtttttaaaGCCAACTGTTGTACAATTTTTTTACCTaatataggatttcagctgctcaacaggtCAGGTCctctttattatatttgtgGTGTCATGATGCATccgttttatatatatatatatatatatatatatatatatatatatatatatatatatatatatatatatatatatatgtatattttttatctatCCCAATCACATTTGACAGTTTTAACATTACACACTGGGAAGTTTGAGATCAAACCAATCTTAATGTGATCTAGGAACAACTTGGCCCTGATCACATGTCCAGATTCTTGACATGTGACCTGATCATTAATCTCATGAAAGCAatctttctcacacacaaagCCACACAAAACCATGAAACTTCATTTTTCATACCAGAATTCCACCATTTAACTGTTtaaactggacacagaagactcaggagactatgacggcttacgttggaattgtttatgtagaacttggccaaggagaagtAACATatcagtacacaggcaggagagtgcagtgcaatgccaaatTAGTTCTGCCAGACAATTCCTCAGGCGTGGTATTTATCcccaaagacgacactaaagcTAGATACCCttatttggacaataggaaacaaaacaattggaaGTAAGAAGAGCggtgctctagtctggagacactACGTCAGTCTAAacatacagataaagacaggagcagggagaaagaccttgattactacagtGACCCTTTCTCGCCGATCACCCAGTAGTCTCGGCTGACATTGGAAGGAAGTTACTCTGcacctgacacttagactggaaaGATACAAGTGTTAAACATTCcttcatacatatatatataagactatgaacaTTCCAGGACAACCATGAGTCAAATGAGTGAGAGAAGATCATTTATATTGATTCGTATTAACTTGTGAATGCCAGAGAAGTTGTAAACTATCCAAAGCTAACTTTTATCTCTTGTAGACTAATTTAAATCATCTTaagacagtttttaaatgagttGTTAGAGCCAAGTTATCTGCACAGTTTATTATGAAACAAATCCTCCCAAAATTACATTTGCTTTACATGTGAACTCTGTAAGTTCATGGCAtgccttgttttttaaatgttctctctatctgttcttttgttaGGTCACATCGGGGATGGTAATTAGTACGTTTTTGTCTGCACCCATCATGTACGTGTCAGCTTGGCTATTAACAATCCCTCTAATGGACCCAGCCCCGCTGGTGGCAGAACTTGAAAACGTTAGCTTCAACATCAGCATTGTCAGCCTTTTGGCACTGGTATGTATGCACTGATTTTAAGTTCCCTGTGCTTCTGAACTCTTGTTGCAGCACTGAGTGATTTTACACAGGAGGAACtgtgtctgtttcctctctcaggTGTGGACCATAGTGGTAATGTTGCTGAGCAGGAAATTCAACAGGCTTCCTCACCTCTTTGCCTTAAATCTTTTCCTGGCTCAGGTCAGTCTCTAGTCACATGTTAAATGAACTACGACAGAGATATTTGGTTATCTTACAGTTAGGAGTTATTTTTAGATTTCTGTCTGTGCATTCAGAAAGTGAATCGTGACACATAACTCTTCACATTCGCTGTAAATTGCTATCTTAACCTGCGATACTGTCCTCTTGTCTAGTTCTTGGTGTGTGTCAGTATGATCCTGTGGAACTTCTTAGTGAAGCAAGAGGGTAATTTGATTGGCAAAATTATCACCTTTACGCTGCTCTATGGCTCTCTGTACAGCACCTACATTTGGACAGGTAAGTCTTTGAATTGTAAGCAGTCGGCAGTTATCGTCAATCAGTCAACATTTACCTCTAAAATAGTCTTTctgatttaatgtattttttttctctctattctGTTTGAAAGGGTTGATCCCTCTCTGTCTGGCTCTGACTAACAGAGATGATCTCCTGAGACTCCGACCAGGAGTGTTCATGGCTTTAGGTTGGGGGTACGTCAGCACACCAGAACACTTCAGGACACTCTCTGAAACCTTTTATTCACATTACATCactacaaaacaacaacactgcatAGTAGATTACCTAATCTAAAATCAGCACAAGTtatgtggttgtgtttttgtgtgtaggGTTCCCTTTCTCATGATTGGAGGCCTTCTGACACTAGGGGAAAGGACTGATTCCATAGactctgctttcttctatggAAGAGCTCAGGTTAGacaaacatctgtttatttCCCTTTGTAAATGCTGCATGTCAAAGAGATCTGTACGTGTACTTACTATATGTGTTAAATATCACAATTCTATAAATTCATGAACATCAATAAGTAGTCTGTGTCTGCCACCGTAGATAATAAGCACAGCAGTGGTGCTTGCAGTAAGCCTGGGGCTTGGTGCAATATCTCTGATGGGTCTCAGCCAGGGAGACAGGGAGCAAAGAGGCTATGAGGCCCTGAACAGAGCTGCAGTGACAGGCTTGAGTGATGAGCTGAGGCCCCCTGATGGTATAGAAgattcacaacaacaacaacaacagcagcagcagctgactgCAAATTCACCTGCTTGCAGCATCAACTCAGGTAAGGCTGGCTTTTgctattcattttaaaacagccCTGTGTTACTTTAAGTTTATAATCTAAGTGTATATTGAATGGTGAAAGGACTAGAGAAAAAATACATGCACAGTTGAAGAGTTATTTCCAGTTAATACTTAGCTTTTAATTGTTGTACTGTGTCTTATGTGTTGCTAGACCCCCAcagtttctctcctctccagtcCTTACCGGATATGATAGCCAGCACACAGAGGGAGCACACTAACAGTACGGGTAAGAAACACAAATCTGAtcctttacttatttattgTTGTAGCCAATATTGAATTGTCTTTTCAATTGCACAACCTGCTTTTTGTCAGTAAAGTTTCAGGCAGATAATTTACTGACACTTAACATTTACCTGGAATTTGGATAACATAAAAATAGATCAGTTATATATTACCATCACATAAAAAAGCGAGTGAGTCAAGTAAGTCATTCTACACATACTGGAATTAATCAAGCCTTGTTACATTTCCTATCCAGGCCACAGTGGGGCGCTGTTTGACGGGCAGACACAGGGTTCTTCCTCCTCCGAGCAGCCGCTGGACCTGCCTCCACCCGGGCTTCAAACCACTGATGAtaaacagacagtcagacacgttctgctctgtctgctcctcAGTGTCAGCCTGCTGGCAGTAAGATTATAATACccactgtctgtttttgtgtgtgtgtgtgtgggtgtgtgtgtgtgtgtgtgtgttttagcttCTGTGTGAAAGTCTGAGTGTGATATGCAAATAAGcagggaggaaaaaaggagaagtCACACATTGACGCTCTTCTAGATGCATTTGGGTGCTCATGAAAGTAAAATTGTGTGGGATGCACTGCAAGGTTTCCCACAGTTTCCTGGCTGGGCTTATTTGGTTTAACACCAATCATCTCTGTTTAATCTggacctttaaaaaacaaatctgaagCCTCTGTTTCTCAACAATAGGGACACATGCTCTTTTTTCATGAAAACGTGATATAAAATAGCCTACCATAACAAACATGAAGGATCAGATCAACAGATCATCATATtctttcaaacacagagcaaactaTGGTATTAAAGAAGTATGATAAATTGGACAAATAATCCAGACTACAATTTATACCGCTCTatttgcaaaatgaaagaaCTGGCAGATTAAAAATGATGGAAACTAACGTAATTGCCACAAAGTTGACAACCTTAAAAtactaatttaacatttttgtctcAGTGaaaacaggcagagatgaaatgCACCAACTCCTTtacgtggattgatttgatatgacgtgatCAGGTTTTCCCTGACGTTGCTCCTGCTATTGAAAATTAATTAcagttgttatggggttttgaccaatcagaatgaagtatttaacacagccagtaAAAAAAAGGTATATCATTGCTTTTATATGTGATTACtcagtttctctctccctctccctctccctctctctctctctctctctctctctctctctctctctctctctctctctccctctgcagaaCCTGTCCAGCTGTCTGTGGTGGTTGTTCAACAAAGATCCAGGGAGACTGTACCTTGAACTCCAGTTCTTCTGTGCTGTGGCAAACTATGGACAGGTACCACTTACTGTCATTCGATACTTAGATTTAACTATCAATACAACCATT
This genomic interval from Notolabrus celidotus isolate fNotCel1 chromosome 4, fNotCel1.pri, whole genome shotgun sequence contains the following:
- the gpr155b gene encoding integral membrane protein GPR155 isoform X2 produces the protein METTNNYVLIHGKNISHNALAGSAAVPHMSIDKLFPALLECFGIILCGYIAGRADIITEGQAKGLGNFVSKFALPALLFKNMVLLDFGDVIWAFLWSVLVAKVTVFVLVLVLTLMVASPESRYSKAGLYAIFATQSNDFALGYPIVDALYRSTYPEYLQYIYLVAPVSLMLLNPIGFAFCEVQKWRQASHSHHSSVGIVGVVVIQVLKNPVVFMVIVGIIGHFALGQRIPAVLSEFIDGLANSFGGAALFYLGLTMVGQLRKLTRDTGVALILLITAKLLIMPLVCKDMVDILDVGVNSTSANHTSLSNFAFLYGVFPTAPSVAIYAGHYNMELEVVTSGMVISTFLSAPIMYVSAWLLTIPLMDPAPLVAELENVSFNISIVSLLALVWTIVVMLLSRKFNRLPHLFALNLFLAQFLVCVSMILWNFLVKQEGNLIGKIITFTLLYGSLYSTYIWTGLIPLCLALTNRDDLLRLRPGVFMALGWGVPFLMIGGLLTLGERTDSIDSAFFYGRAQIISTAVVLAVSLGLGAISLMGLSQGDREQRGYEALNRAAVTGLSDELRPPDGIEDSQQQQQQQQQLTANSPACSINSDPHSFSPLQSLPDMIASTQREHTNSTGHSGALFDGQTQGSSSSEQPLDLPPPGLQTTDDKQTVRHVLLCLLLSVSLLANLSSCLWWLFNKDPGRLYLELQFFCAVANYGQGFLSFGIFGLDRHLIILPFKKRFLSLWQGRDVEDLSPSGIPEEVRLTCTQFVRYHKDQCVQDIVHTRSASGESVSASTGESFL
- the gpr155b gene encoding integral membrane protein GPR155 isoform X1, whose product is METTNNYVLIHGKNISHNALAGSAAVPHMSIDKLFPALLECFGIILCGYIAGRADIITEGQAKGLGNFVSKFALPALLFKNMVLLDFGDVIWAFLWSVLVAKVTVFVLVLVLTLMVASPESRYSKAGLYAIFATQSNDFALGYPIVDALYRSTYPEYLQYIYLVAPVSLMLLNPIGFAFCEVQKWRQASHSHHSSVGIVGVVVIQVLKNPVVFMVIVGIIGHFALGQRIPAVLSEFIDGLANSFGGAALFYLGLTMVGQLRKLTRDTGVALILLITAKLLIMPLVCKDMVDILDVGVNSTSANHTSLSNFAFLYGVFPTAPSVAIYAGHYNMELEVVTSGMVISTFLSAPIMYVSAWLLTIPLMDPAPLVAELENVSFNISIVSLLALVWTIVVMLLSRKFNRLPHLFALNLFLAQFLVCVSMILWNFLVKQEGNLIGKIITFTLLYGSLYSTYIWTGLIPLCLALTNRDDLLRLRPGVFMALGWGVPFLMIGGLLTLGERTDSIDSAFFYGRAQIISTAVVLAVSLGLGAISLMGLSQGDREQRGYEALNRAAVTGLSDELRPPDGIEDSQQQQQQQQQLTANSPACSINSDPHSFSPLQSLPDMIASTQREHTNSTGHSGALFDGQTQGSSSSEQPLDLPPPGLQTTDDKQTVRHVLLCLLLSVSLLANLSSCLWWLFNKDPGRLYLELQFFCAVANYGQGFLSFGIFGLDRHLIILPFKKRFLSLWQGRDVEDLSPSGIPEEVRLTCTQFVRYHKDQCVQDIVHTRRFGKRRGSLEEKALRQSSSEQPQHLHSHHDPQEQLSHEPQNLHPTQDQAESCSQCSLPSRPKPEPENVHRTHDPANLHQHGLSSTPSHLRQHPPPPPSESVFQGSDLVHWLVERGLCAGRAEAELYCVKLQQGGVIGHVGGQGSFTDEPNLLYCFTQERERGGEGRNSPITC